In Nostoc sp. CENA543, a single genomic region encodes these proteins:
- a CDS encoding nucleoside monophosphate kinase, whose protein sequence is MRLVILGGSGAGKSTQAQRLARYFEVPEISTGEILREAISGGKTWESVYANLGEIGRYAQPYVSKGELVPDEMIIELIRLRLKKPDVGGGWILEGYPRTAFQAEELDFLLDELGQKLDWAIYLQVPEAVMVSRSLGRSLPDDQPEIVQRRVEIFYDRTVPILEYYDRRRRLLTINGDQLPELVLQNILTLLEAS, encoded by the coding sequence GTGAGACTAGTGATTCTGGGAGGCTCAGGAGCAGGGAAGAGTACACAAGCGCAAAGATTGGCAAGATATTTTGAAGTACCAGAAATTTCTACAGGTGAGATTTTACGGGAAGCAATATCTGGCGGTAAGACCTGGGAAAGTGTCTATGCTAATCTGGGTGAAATTGGCCGCTATGCACAACCCTATGTGTCTAAAGGGGAACTAGTACCGGATGAAATGATTATTGAATTAATTCGGTTGCGACTGAAAAAACCTGATGTTGGTGGTGGTTGGATTTTGGAAGGTTATCCCCGAACTGCGTTTCAGGCGGAAGAATTAGATTTTTTGTTGGATGAATTGGGACAAAAGTTAGATTGGGCAATTTACTTACAAGTCCCAGAAGCAGTGATGGTGAGTCGCTCTTTGGGTCGCTCTCTACCAGATGACCAACCAGAGATTGTACAGCGTCGCGTAGAAATTTTTTATGACCGTACTGTGCCTATTTTAGAGTATTATGACCGCCGCCGCCGTTTGTTAACGATTAATGGTGATCAATTACCAGAGCTAGTTTTACAAAATATTTTAACGTTGTTGGAAGCCTCTTAA
- the rph gene encoding ribonuclease PH — MAWQRPDGRKPYELRPVSFESEFTRFAPGSVLTVCGDTKVLCTVSVAEGVPRFLSGTGQGWLTAEYRMLPSATQQRQERELLKLSGRTQEIQRLIGRSLRAAIDFEVLGERTLTVDADVLQADAGTRTAAITGGFVALAHAISQLLQRGVLERSPLCGQVAAVSVGLLEQEAFLDLNYIEDVAATVDFNVVMNQNLGFIETQGTAEKDSFTRTQLNQLLDYAEKGIQQLLIAQRDAISNWENLF, encoded by the coding sequence ATGGCTTGGCAGCGTCCCGACGGTCGAAAACCTTATGAACTCCGTCCTGTATCCTTTGAATCTGAATTTACTCGCTTTGCACCTGGTTCTGTGTTGACAGTATGTGGTGACACTAAAGTATTGTGTACTGTTAGCGTTGCTGAAGGTGTTCCCAGGTTTTTGTCAGGAACAGGTCAAGGGTGGTTAACTGCTGAGTACCGGATGTTACCTTCAGCGACACAGCAACGTCAGGAAAGAGAATTATTGAAGTTGTCTGGTAGAACACAAGAAATTCAAAGATTGATTGGACGTAGTTTGAGGGCGGCGATAGATTTTGAGGTTTTGGGAGAGAGGACTTTAACGGTAGATGCGGATGTGCTGCAAGCTGATGCAGGTACAAGAACAGCAGCAATTACGGGGGGATTTGTGGCGTTAGCTCATGCTATTTCCCAATTATTGCAGCGAGGAGTGTTAGAGCGATCGCCCCTGTGTGGACAGGTAGCAGCTGTTTCCGTCGGCTTATTAGAACAAGAGGCGTTTTTAGACTTGAACTATATAGAAGATGTCGCCGCTACAGTAGACTTTAACGTAGTCATGAATCAAAATTTAGGTTTCATCGAGACTCAAGGTACAGCCGAAAAAGACAGTTTTACCCGCACTCAATTAAACCAGCTACTAGATTACGCTGAAAAAGGTATCCAACAATTATTAATTGCCCAAAGAGACGCAATCTCAAATTGGGAAAATTTATTTTAA
- the glmS gene encoding glutamine--fructose-6-phosphate transaminase (isomerizing), which produces MCGIVGYIGTQAATEILLSGLEKLEYRGYDSAGVATVWEGEVNCVRAKGKLHNLRSKLEQLATPAQIGIGHTRWATHGKPEEYNAHPHMDTAMRIAVVQNGIIENYRELREELKSKGHQFRSETDTEVIPHLIAEYLKNLPSPTVPLSPSLFLEAVRQAANHLEGAFAIAVISADYPDELIVVRQQAPLVIGFGQGEFFCASDTPAIVAYTRAVLPLENGEIARLTPLGVEIYNFAGDRLKKQPRMLNLSPTMVEKQGFKHFMLKEIYEQPGVVRASLEAYFDHERVNLGLPEEFYADLAQIHIVACGTSWHAALVGKYLLEQLAGIPAQVHYASEYRYAPSPLTPNTLIIGVTQSGETADTLAALAMEKERRQGLTPEYKARLLGITNRPESSLGLMVSNIINTLAGIEIGVAATKTFTAQLMAFYALALDLGDRRQTLPPEKLAEIIQGLRQIPQAIEDTLESQEQLIEHLAHDFADTKDFIFLGRGINFPIALEGALKLKEISYIHAEGYPAGEMKHGPIALLDAKVPVVAIAVPGNVYEKVISNAQEAKARDSRLIGVTPVKDGEAAEIFNDLLPVSSVDELLSPILTVVPLQLLAYHIAARRGLDVDQPRNLAKSVTVE; this is translated from the coding sequence ATGTGCGGCATAGTAGGGTATATTGGCACTCAGGCGGCGACAGAAATTTTATTGTCTGGGCTAGAAAAACTGGAATATCGGGGGTATGATTCCGCCGGAGTTGCCACTGTTTGGGAAGGAGAGGTAAATTGTGTTAGAGCTAAAGGTAAACTTCATAACCTGCGTTCTAAACTAGAACAGTTAGCAACTCCAGCCCAAATAGGTATCGGTCATACACGCTGGGCAACACACGGCAAACCAGAAGAATATAATGCCCATCCCCACATGGATACAGCCATGCGAATTGCTGTAGTCCAAAATGGGATTATTGAAAATTACCGTGAGTTACGTGAAGAACTCAAAAGTAAAGGTCATCAATTTCGTTCTGAGACGGATACAGAAGTAATTCCCCATCTGATTGCCGAATATTTAAAAAATCTCCCATCACCGACTGTTCCCCTTTCTCCTTCCCTGTTTTTAGAAGCAGTGCGTCAAGCAGCTAATCATTTAGAAGGGGCATTTGCGATCGCAGTTATTTCGGCTGATTATCCCGACGAGTTAATTGTAGTGCGTCAACAAGCACCATTAGTCATAGGATTTGGCCAGGGTGAATTTTTCTGCGCTTCCGATACTCCGGCGATCGTTGCTTACACCCGTGCTGTATTACCCTTAGAAAATGGTGAAATTGCTCGTCTGACACCATTAGGCGTAGAAATTTATAACTTTGCTGGCGATAGGCTGAAAAAACAGCCCCGAATGCTGAACTTGAGTCCCACAATGGTAGAGAAGCAGGGATTCAAACACTTCATGCTCAAGGAAATTTACGAACAGCCTGGAGTAGTGAGAGCAAGTTTAGAGGCATACTTTGATCATGAGCGTGTAAATTTGGGTTTACCAGAGGAATTTTATGCAGATTTAGCCCAAATTCATATTGTCGCCTGTGGTACAAGTTGGCACGCTGCCTTAGTCGGTAAATACTTACTCGAACAATTAGCCGGAATTCCTGCTCAGGTGCATTATGCTTCTGAGTATCGCTATGCACCATCACCTTTAACACCCAATACCCTGATTATTGGTGTTACCCAATCTGGGGAAACCGCCGATACCTTAGCGGCTTTAGCAATGGAAAAAGAACGCCGCCAAGGACTAACGCCTGAATATAAAGCTAGACTCTTAGGCATTACCAACCGCCCAGAAAGTAGCCTTGGTTTGATGGTGTCTAATATCATCAACACCCTAGCAGGGATTGAAATTGGTGTAGCGGCTACTAAAACCTTTACCGCCCAACTGATGGCATTTTACGCCCTAGCTTTGGATTTAGGCGATCGCCGCCAGACATTACCACCAGAAAAACTTGCAGAGATTATCCAAGGTTTGCGCCAAATTCCCCAAGCCATCGAAGACACATTAGAAAGTCAAGAACAATTAATCGAACATCTAGCCCATGACTTTGCAGATACCAAAGATTTCATCTTTTTGGGTAGAGGGATTAACTTCCCCATTGCTTTAGAGGGGGCTTTGAAATTGAAAGAAATTAGCTACATTCACGCTGAAGGCTATCCGGCTGGGGAAATGAAACATGGCCCCATTGCTTTATTAGATGCGAAAGTTCCGGTAGTGGCGATCGCAGTTCCTGGTAATGTGTATGAAAAGGTAATTTCTAACGCCCAAGAAGCCAAAGCCAGAGATTCTCGCTTAATTGGTGTAACACCTGTAAAAGATGGTGAAGCCGCAGAAATCTTTAACGATTTACTCCCCGTTTCATCAGTCGATGAATTACTATCGCCAATACTTACAGTAGTCCCTTTGCAACTATTGGCTTATCACATCGCCGCCCGTCGCGGTTTGGATGTCGATCAGCCTCGTAACTTAGCAAAATCAGTAACAGTAGAATAA
- a CDS encoding HEAT repeat domain-containing protein, translating into MIGAWVGELVTVEVSKALLNGVTKKLNPSDLDKAIKTATIEACKQEPQLFYSCPPDFIPKFLCNFFKEKGLSELQKPLKNEGKPDVDYLAVIFQKSAKADSKMKGIQTNYVRSWMEVFVKNYFENTENCIRFQFAKENYCQQLVNWFDDVKFVGIAVPGQEVDKSEKLVNIFVLPEVQEDNQNNLNALNSSIETEFFSSNLSQSQQQLLWEQRQRALRNSSGRKLLASQILNQTNCQKFVLLGAPGSGKTTLLSYFVVMIAQKRIEQLNIKAEADYLPIIIPIRDFARQENTSILEYVKQFVEKNLSVKTLPVGFFEYWLEDGHTFIFFDGLDEIAQESKRYDVVRKIENFLGQFPKNCAVITSRPAGYKRDFFNTQEFAHYELLAFDDEKIEKFINCWYDSRIQDKSEAERRKITLREAINENERLKLLARNPLLLTIIALIHRYQAVLPKGRHKLYEKAVETLLTSWDANKEISVNHFLQDIDIEDLLFLMQKLAFWIHCQGSTADKEGGTLIAREDLLDQLKKEIKSLKGIELYKAEEKAKRFLSLIQERTGLLNEQGQDCYAFVHKTFQEYLCAREINYQADDQDDFDIVLQYIDQYLHDPHWREVLLLLITQQAPNKAATAIRRVLSRNSEYEQWLHRDLLFAGNCLAEDIKNLKTAKGSPAIEILQDLVNLVVSDSLQVSSQIKSQVFQILCSLNETAFQTQALQLLKEKEQQINQVRFQEYCAALGEKDAAVDRLLELLKDSESHVRSSAAFALGKIGGEVAIPNLLELLKDSISNVRYSAVLVLGKIGREVAIPNLLELLKDSESHVRSSAADALGQIGEEVAIPDLLELLKDSISIVRSSAAVALGKIGGESAIYSLLELLKDSESHVRSSAALVLGQIGGEVAIPNLLELLKDSESDVRSSAAVALGKIGGEVAIPNLLKLLKDSESDVRSSAAVALGKIGGEVAIPNLLELLKDSESDVRSSAADALGQIGGEVVIPDLLELLKDSISIVRFSAAVALGQIGGEVVIPDLLLLFKDSTSIMRLSAAVAFGQIGGEVAIPDLVELLKDSTSIMRLSAADALKKIDEKTHSVVIHLSQWINENHDSGYIGDGIDLLWDLVCG; encoded by the coding sequence ATGATTGGTGCATGGGTAGGAGAATTAGTCACAGTAGAAGTTTCTAAAGCTTTACTGAATGGTGTTACAAAGAAACTTAACCCTAGTGATTTGGATAAGGCGATTAAAACTGCAACTATAGAAGCTTGTAAGCAAGAACCCCAATTATTTTATTCTTGTCCACCAGACTTTATACCAAAATTTTTATGTAATTTTTTTAAAGAAAAAGGATTGTCGGAGCTACAGAAGCCTCTAAAAAATGAGGGAAAGCCTGATGTAGATTATTTGGCTGTTATTTTCCAAAAATCAGCTAAAGCTGACTCAAAAATGAAGGGAATTCAAACTAATTATGTTCGTTCATGGATGGAGGTTTTTGTTAAAAATTATTTTGAAAATACAGAGAATTGTATCAGGTTTCAGTTTGCCAAAGAGAACTATTGTCAGCAATTAGTCAATTGGTTTGATGATGTGAAGTTTGTTGGCATTGCTGTACCAGGACAAGAAGTAGACAAATCGGAGAAACTAGTCAATATTTTTGTGTTACCAGAAGTGCAGGAGGATAACCAAAATAATTTAAATGCTCTAAACTCCAGCATTGAAACAGAGTTTTTTTCATCTAATTTGAGTCAAAGTCAGCAACAATTACTTTGGGAACAGAGACAGCGTGCTTTACGCAACTCTTCTGGGAGAAAATTGTTAGCTTCCCAAATTTTAAATCAAACGAACTGCCAAAAGTTTGTGCTTTTAGGTGCGCCTGGCTCTGGAAAAACGACTTTACTGAGTTATTTTGTGGTGATGATAGCTCAGAAGCGGATTGAGCAATTGAATATAAAAGCAGAAGCAGACTATTTACCTATTATAATTCCCATACGAGATTTTGCTAGACAAGAAAATACTAGCATTCTTGAATATGTTAAGCAATTTGTTGAAAAAAATCTATCTGTTAAAACTTTGCCTGTAGGTTTTTTTGAATATTGGTTAGAAGATGGACACACTTTTATATTTTTTGATGGGTTGGATGAAATTGCTCAAGAAAGTAAACGATATGATGTAGTACGTAAAATCGAGAATTTTTTGGGACAGTTTCCGAAAAATTGTGCAGTTATTACTTCTCGTCCTGCTGGCTATAAACGTGATTTTTTCAATACTCAAGAGTTTGCCCATTACGAACTTTTAGCTTTTGATGATGAGAAAATAGAAAAGTTTATTAACTGTTGGTATGACAGTCGTATTCAGGATAAGTCAGAGGCGGAGCGACGTAAAATAACTTTACGGGAAGCAATAAATGAAAATGAGCGTCTCAAATTGCTAGCGCGTAACCCTTTGCTGTTGACTATTATTGCTCTGATTCATCGCTATCAAGCAGTTTTACCTAAAGGTCGCCACAAACTTTATGAGAAAGCTGTAGAAACTCTCTTAACTTCTTGGGATGCTAATAAGGAAATTAGCGTTAACCATTTCTTGCAAGATATTGATATTGAAGACTTGCTATTTTTAATGCAAAAATTAGCTTTTTGGATTCATTGTCAGGGTAGTACAGCAGATAAAGAAGGAGGAACACTAATTGCTCGTGAAGATTTGCTTGACCAATTGAAAAAAGAAATCAAATCTCTGAAAGGCATTGAGCTTTATAAAGCAGAGGAAAAAGCGAAACGGTTTTTAAGTTTGATTCAGGAGCGTACTGGACTGCTGAATGAACAAGGTCAAGATTGCTATGCTTTCGTACATAAAACCTTTCAAGAATATCTGTGTGCTAGAGAAATTAATTATCAAGCAGATGATCAAGACGATTTTGATATTGTTTTACAGTATATTGACCAGTATCTCCACGACCCTCATTGGCGAGAGGTCTTACTGTTATTGATTACTCAGCAAGCACCAAACAAAGCAGCTACAGCTATTAGAAGAGTTCTCAGCAGGAATAGCGAATATGAACAATGGTTACATCGTGACTTATTATTTGCGGGAAATTGCCTTGCTGAAGATATCAAAAATTTAAAAACAGCAAAAGGTTCTCCAGCTATAGAAATTTTGCAAGATTTAGTAAATCTTGTAGTCAGCGATTCGTTACAAGTTAGTTCTCAAATTAAATCACAAGTATTTCAAATCTTATGTAGCCTGAATGAAACAGCCTTTCAAACTCAAGCTTTGCAATTGTTAAAAGAAAAAGAGCAACAAATAAATCAAGTACGATTTCAAGAATATTGTGCTGCATTAGGAGAGAAAGATGCGGCAGTTGACAGATTATTAGAATTACTCAAGGACTCAGAATCTCATGTGCGTTCTAGTGCCGCATTTGCATTAGGTAAAATAGGCGGAGAAGTAGCAATTCCTAACTTACTAGAACTCCTCAAAGACTCAATATCTAATGTGCGTTATAGTGCTGTACTGGTGTTAGGTAAAATAGGGAGAGAAGTGGCAATTCCTAACTTACTAGAACTCCTCAAAGACTCAGAATCTCATGTGCGTTCTAGTGCCGCAGATGCGTTAGGTCAAATAGGTGAAGAAGTAGCAATTCCTGACTTACTAGAACTTCTAAAAGACTCAATATCTATTGTGCGTTCTAGTGCCGCAGTTGCGTTAGGTAAAATAGGCGGAGAATCAGCAATTTACAGCTTACTAGAACTTCTCAAAGACTCAGAATCTCATGTGCGTTCTAGTGCTGCACTTGTCTTAGGTCAAATAGGTGGAGAAGTAGCAATTCCTAACTTACTAGAACTCCTCAAAGACTCAGAATCTGATGTGCGTTCTAGTGCCGCAGTTGCGTTAGGTAAAATAGGCGGAGAAGTAGCAATTCCTAACTTACTAAAACTCCTCAAAGACTCAGAATCTGATGTGCGTTCTAGTGCCGCAGTTGCGTTAGGTAAAATAGGTGGAGAAGTAGCAATTCCTAACTTACTAGAACTCCTCAAAGACTCAGAATCTGATGTGCGTTCTAGTGCCGCAGATGCGTTAGGTCAAATAGGTGGAGAAGTAGTAATTCCTGACTTACTAGAACTTCTAAAGGACTCAATATCTATTGTGCGTTTTAGTGCCGCAGTTGCGTTAGGTCAAATAGGTGGAGAAGTAGTAATTCCTGACTTACTACTTCTCTTCAAAGACTCAACATCTATTATGCGTTTGAGTGCCGCAGTTGCATTTGGTCAAATAGGTGGAGAAGTAGCAATTCCTGACTTGGTAGAACTTCTAAAAGACTCAACATCTATTATGCGTTTGAGTGCCGCAGATGCACTGAAGAAAATCGACGAAAAAACTCATAGTGTAGTCATTCATCTTTCTCAATGGATTAATGAAAACCATGATTCTGGATATATTGGAGATGGGATAGATTTGTTATGGGACTTGGTATGTGGCTAG
- a CDS encoding metallophosphatase has product MNKWAILSGIEGNLLAYEAVMADIKRQINQIEAVYILGDLIGPSPEVEKLVERVLNPSLGELEPLVCKGWWEEKCLILHGLDSTGETDDLIAKYGGETVKLLWDSVSRQTVQWLRNLDLGFFELDCLLIHGTTLSIDEELTPNTAPITILDRLSRMQANTLFCGRSGLAFQYQLETGAVTTSVTTLDRQLSPQTVNISPHQVIGVGNVGRTPGEAKYTLYTPTNNHVEFRTVRYGVS; this is encoded by the coding sequence ATGAATAAGTGGGCTATTTTAAGCGGAATCGAAGGTAATTTATTAGCTTATGAAGCTGTTATGGCAGATATTAAACGCCAAATTAATCAAATTGAAGCTGTATATATTTTGGGTGATTTAATAGGGCCAAGTCCAGAAGTAGAAAAATTAGTAGAAAGAGTGCTGAACCCAAGCCTTGGTGAATTAGAACCCCTTGTTTGTAAAGGTTGGTGGGAAGAAAAGTGTTTAATTTTGCATGGTTTGGATTCTACTGGAGAAACAGATGATTTAATAGCAAAATATGGCGGCGAAACAGTAAAATTACTTTGGGATTCTGTTTCTCGTCAGACAGTACAATGGCTAAGAAATTTAGATTTGGGTTTTTTTGAACTAGATTGTTTACTAATCCACGGTACAACTCTATCTATAGATGAAGAATTAACACCCAATACTGCACCAATTACAATACTTGACCGCCTATCAAGAATGCAAGCAAATACTCTATTTTGTGGGCGTTCTGGTTTAGCCTTTCAATATCAGCTAGAAACTGGCGCAGTTACTACATCTGTGACTACTCTTGATAGACAACTATCTCCCCAAACTGTAAACATATCACCACACCAAGTCATCGGCGTGGGAAATGTGGGAAGAACACCAGGGGAAGCAAAATACACTCTCTATACTCCCACAAATAATCACGTAGAATTTAGAACTGTTCGCTATGGCGTAAGTTAA
- a CDS encoding metallophosphoesterase — protein MKIAVMSCIHGNYEALDAVLLDIDQQKAEKIFCLGDLVGYGPYPNAVVTQIRSLDIPTCAGCWDEDIVEGLNSCECSYPSLLAEKRGKIAHEWTHQELHPENRDFLAQLPHGLNLDNLVFFHGSPQSNHEYLLPELDAFAALERVISADADVLFCGHTHVPYIRNLEAGSLQVRVEGVGIESEEIKFSAPLKRIINVGSVGEPRHGRPNATYVIYDTDTQEAILREVPYNYQKTCAAIIEKGLPAIFAWRLAQGLEYAERADDPTHVCTR, from the coding sequence GTGAAAATAGCAGTCATGTCCTGCATTCATGGTAACTATGAAGCATTAGATGCAGTTTTGCTAGATATTGACCAACAAAAAGCCGAAAAAATTTTTTGTTTAGGCGATTTAGTAGGATATGGCCCATATCCAAATGCAGTCGTTACACAAATTCGTTCTCTTGATATTCCTACCTGTGCTGGTTGTTGGGATGAGGATATTGTTGAAGGATTAAACTCTTGTGAGTGTAGTTATCCTTCCCTATTAGCCGAAAAACGCGGTAAAATCGCCCATGAATGGACACATCAAGAACTCCATCCAGAAAATCGTGATTTTCTAGCTCAATTACCCCACGGCTTAAATTTAGATAACCTAGTTTTCTTTCATGGTAGCCCCCAAAGTAACCACGAATATTTATTACCAGAACTAGATGCGTTTGCTGCTTTAGAACGAGTTATTTCTGCGGATGCAGATGTATTATTTTGTGGTCACACTCATGTACCTTATATCCGTAATTTAGAAGCTGGTAGCCTACAAGTACGGGTAGAAGGTGTAGGAATAGAAAGCGAAGAAATAAAATTTTCTGCACCTTTAAAGCGAATTATTAATGTTGGTTCGGTTGGTGAACCCCGACATGGACGACCCAACGCCACTTATGTAATTTATGACACAGACACTCAAGAAGCAATTTTAAGAGAAGTACCTTATAACTATCAAAAAACCTGTGCAGCCATCATCGAAAAAGGTTTACCTGCAATTTTCGCTTGGCGTTTAGCCCAAGGTTTGGAATATGCAGAAAGGGCTGATGATCCAACTCACGTTTGTACTAGGTAA
- a CDS encoding GTP-binding protein has protein sequence MSVPNITVVAGPAGCGKTTWICQQIQNLSASVNVIYFSPGTGKVPIDQTHLAADFPNIKVFHDGQETEFLQQLAKFEAAYIELGFYLELTSVETILDGLSYQSLAILPPKLQQSEYHAWADKIIPGADIDTNIISNQLWRVPSNGQVIDEDSLQEFWYEITHGAYGQVSRAKGIFDVADGRSLYADFVAGVPTTEFLELDLPRHLEGRPERFSGLEVLGNNLDESAMKRTLEDCYLSEVAITQYQQQVKQILLEEKIE, from the coding sequence ATGAGTGTACCAAATATAACTGTTGTGGCTGGCCCGGCTGGCTGTGGCAAAACCACTTGGATTTGCCAACAAATACAAAATCTATCCGCTAGTGTAAACGTAATTTACTTTAGTCCTGGTACGGGAAAAGTCCCCATTGACCAGACACACCTGGCGGCGGATTTTCCTAATATTAAGGTTTTTCACGATGGACAAGAAACAGAGTTTTTGCAACAATTAGCAAAATTTGAGGCTGCTTATATAGAATTAGGCTTTTATTTAGAACTCACCAGCGTAGAAACAATCTTAGATGGTTTATCTTATCAATCTTTGGCTATTCTGCCACCAAAGCTGCAACAGTCAGAGTATCATGCTTGGGCAGATAAGATAATTCCAGGTGCAGACATCGATACTAATATCATCTCTAATCAACTGTGGCGAGTTCCCAGCAATGGACAAGTCATTGATGAAGACAGTTTACAAGAATTTTGGTATGAAATTACTCATGGTGCTTACGGTCAAGTGAGCCGCGCCAAGGGAATTTTTGATGTGGCTGATGGTAGGTCACTCTACGCAGATTTTGTGGCTGGTGTACCGACGACCGAGTTTTTAGAGTTAGACTTACCACGCCATTTAGAGGGAAGACCAGAAAGATTTAGTGGTTTAGAGGTATTGGGCAATAATTTAGATGAGTCTGCAATGAAGCGAACTTTAGAAGATTGCTATTTATCAGAAGTTGCAATTACGCAATACCAACAGCAAGTTAAACAAATTTTATTAGAGGAGAAAATCGAGTGA
- the dapB gene encoding 4-hydroxy-tetrahydrodipicolinate reductase: MTNQAPIPVIVNGAAGKMGREVVKAVAQAPDLNLMGAIDRSAEHQGKDAGELAGLAEPLEVPITDQLEPMLGYVAGERQGPPGVIVDFTHPDSVYDNVRSAIAYGIRPVVGTTGLSPEQLQDLADFAEKASTGCLVIPNFSIGMVLLQQAAITASQYFDHVEIIELHHNQKADAPSGTAIQTAQLLAQMGKTFNPAIVEETEKIPGARGSLAEEGIRIHSVRLPGLIAHQEVIFGAAGQIYTLRHDTSDRACYMPGVLLAIRKVLQLKSLVYGLEKIL, from the coding sequence ATGACGAATCAAGCTCCTATTCCAGTAATTGTCAATGGTGCGGCTGGTAAAATGGGTCGTGAGGTGGTGAAGGCAGTAGCACAAGCACCTGATTTAAATCTAATGGGTGCAATTGATCGCAGTGCAGAACATCAGGGTAAAGATGCGGGAGAATTAGCGGGTTTAGCAGAACCTTTGGAAGTACCTATCACTGACCAGTTAGAACCGATGTTGGGGTATGTGGCTGGAGAAAGACAGGGGCCGCCTGGGGTGATTGTAGATTTTACTCATCCTGATTCAGTTTACGATAATGTGCGGAGTGCGATCGCCTATGGAATTCGTCCTGTCGTTGGGACAACGGGGTTGAGTCCAGAACAACTGCAAGATTTGGCAGATTTTGCGGAAAAGGCTAGTACAGGTTGTTTAGTAATTCCTAACTTTTCCATTGGGATGGTTCTGCTACAACAAGCTGCAATTACCGCTTCGCAGTATTTTGACCATGTGGAAATTATCGAATTGCATCACAATCAAAAAGCCGACGCACCTAGCGGAACAGCGATTCAAACTGCTCAATTACTAGCTCAAATGGGTAAAACATTTAACCCAGCAATTGTGGAAGAAACGGAGAAAATTCCAGGTGCTAGAGGTAGTTTAGCCGAGGAAGGTATTAGAATACATAGTGTGCGCCTACCTGGACTGATAGCCCATCAGGAAGTGATTTTTGGCGCAGCCGGACAAATTTATACTCTACGCCATGATACCAGCGATCGCGCCTGCTATATGCCAGGAGTCTTACTAGCGATTCGCAAAGTTTTACAGTTAAAGTCATTAGTGTATGGCTTAGAAAAAATTCTGTAA
- a CDS encoding phosphate ABC transporter permease: MLVPLTRQKFEQLIPLIATGPQYKYYWGKFANFLQRLLISVVVVAVILLVKVLFRLVTSPILFFVGVVAALFWLWYPIFQASIRNIKCRRYKYSGFFRGRILDWWITEKLIGKQETVNSKGELVIVENREKRINIEVGDDTGFSVELEAPLRPFHKEIVRGQIAEMVVMSNSPDLSSIEDFSDVYIPSRNLWVSDYPYIRRDFFDGVSSRLRENRQPRRQNSRRPRRNRE, from the coding sequence ATGCTTGTCCCACTGACTCGCCAGAAATTTGAACAACTCATTCCTTTGATTGCGACTGGCCCACAGTACAAGTATTACTGGGGGAAGTTTGCTAATTTTTTGCAGCGTCTGTTGATTTCTGTAGTGGTTGTAGCTGTAATTCTGTTGGTAAAGGTGTTGTTTCGGCTGGTCACTAGCCCCATATTATTTTTTGTAGGAGTGGTTGCTGCGCTGTTTTGGCTATGGTATCCGATATTTCAAGCTAGTATCCGCAATATCAAATGTCGTCGTTACAAATATAGTGGGTTTTTTCGGGGTCGAATTCTTGATTGGTGGATTACAGAAAAGTTAATCGGCAAACAAGAAACCGTCAACAGTAAAGGCGAATTGGTGATTGTGGAAAATCGAGAAAAACGCATTAATATCGAGGTCGGTGATGATACAGGATTTAGTGTTGAGTTAGAAGCACCACTACGTCCCTTTCACAAAGAAATTGTCCGTGGACAAATAGCCGAAATGGTTGTGATGTCAAATAGTCCAGATTTGAGTAGCATTGAAGACTTTAGTGATGTGTATATTCCCAGTCGTAACCTCTGGGTTAGCGATTATCCTTACATCAGAAGAGATTTCTTTGACGGAGTCAGCAGTCGCTTACGAGAAAACCGACAACCAAGAAGACAAAACTCCCGTCGTCCTCGTCGGAATAGGGAATGA